A genome region from Thermoflexus sp. includes the following:
- a CDS encoding CRISPR-associated ring nuclease has translation TYAQSALSLLSEHLPDYYSREVALLDARVLETFYDVDSDTAALEFMKQACAALRDYRKKGWEVYASIAGGRKAMSALLTLAVQFYGAQRLFHVLVEDPVLEEEGHILKLRNKSPEERNRALHPPVEQIKLVNLPFIGLFPLLGDIIAGLKDGSIRSEVRGLLEQNGLLAASGPTDLGRMVLEVLESVEALPEPRAGECEKSLARKEPKEAEETEKWANRLANRFLFVERIEDIGWEEGEPKVWAKPPNTLFVRLPGRRVRGIVFRLVTTAQTSGQLERARQEIERWIDKEVR, from the coding sequence ACGTATGCTCAGAGTGCGCTCAGCCTGTTAAGCGAGCATCTCCCGGATTACTACAGTCGCGAAGTAGCACTTCTGGACGCCCGCGTTCTGGAAACCTTCTACGATGTGGACTCCGATACAGCCGCCCTGGAGTTCATGAAGCAGGCGTGCGCCGCCCTAAGGGACTACCGCAAGAAGGGCTGGGAAGTCTACGCTAGCATCGCTGGCGGACGCAAGGCCATGTCGGCACTGCTGACGCTTGCGGTGCAGTTCTACGGCGCCCAGCGCCTCTTCCATGTGCTGGTGGAAGACCCCGTGCTGGAGGAAGAAGGGCATATCTTGAAGCTCCGGAACAAAAGCCCGGAAGAGCGAAACCGAGCGCTTCATCCGCCCGTTGAGCAGATCAAGCTGGTGAATTTGCCCTTCATCGGGCTTTTCCCGCTGTTAGGGGATATCATCGCGGGTCTCAAAGACGGCTCGATTCGTTCTGAGGTGCGAGGGCTTCTTGAGCAGAACGGGCTGCTTGCGGCTAGTGGACCGACCGATCTGGGGCGGATGGTCTTGGAGGTCCTGGAGAGCGTCGAGGCCCTGCCCGAACCCCGGGCTGGCGAATGCGAGAAGAGCCTAGCACGCAAGGAGCCTAAGGAAGCTGAGGAAACTGAGAAGTGGGCAAACCGTTTAGCCAACCGTTTTCTGTTCGTAGAACGCATCGAGGACATCGGCTGGGAAGAGGGGGAGCCCAAAGTCTGGGCAAAACCGCCGAACACGCTCTTTGTCCGCTTGCCAGGGCGAAGGGTCCGCGGGATCGTCTTTCGGCTCGTTACCACTGCACAAACTTCCGGTCAATTGGAGCGTGCCCGCCAAGAAATCGAGCGCTGGATCGACAAGGAAGTGCGCTGA